The following DNA comes from Papaver somniferum cultivar HN1 chromosome 4, ASM357369v1, whole genome shotgun sequence.
ATAGACTACGCGGTTTTATATCTATATATTTCTAATCAATACATGTTTTCGAATTCAAAAAATTGAGTACAAAACAATCTAATAATCTTTGAGATGTAGAATATTAATGAATGCAAGAATTAATCCAAAAAAATTTTGTATGTGCCCAAAATTTTGAGTTGTATTACAAACAAAGCTgaacaaataaaagaaattaaaatttcaCTTTCAAAGACGTGGAAAGAAAATATGATGTTTCCTAAGATATATCCGCATGGTGGCTCTGTTTTAGGGCCTAGACGTACTCGATAATAAATTGACCAGGTTACTGAGCTAGGCAATTCAAAAGGATATGCATCTGGAATGTTCCGGTCGTTACCAACTAGACCAGATTAGGTGTTCTTAATGGGATGCAACAAATTTTGGGTTCCTAAGACTACACGAATCCCTAACTATATTGTTACGGGGAAATTACTTTTACTACAGGGAAATCACCGTCAGTATTACATTTTATCCAACCTATTGGTGGTGGTAGGGGGTGTGTGAATCCATTTATCATGCTACTGACAAAATATTGGTGGGGATTTGTAACTTAGGTTCTCTAGTCAACGACATGGATCTAGCTCTGTGGATAACTGCAGAGTGAGTTTCCTTCTTATCATTAAAGACCAAATTGTTTCTACTACTCCAAATATACCAAAGGATAAAAGCAAAAAAATACTGATATTCATCAAGTAATCTAGTGGTAGGATCCACTAGCCAGAACATAAGTCAATCAAGCAAAGATTCATTTGGAAGAGCAGAAGTATATACACAAAGAGAAGACAAAATTCAAACATGACTAGCAAAAGGACAGAGCACCAGAGCATGCATGACACATTCATGGGGATCAGATCATCTAGAATACTTAACAAAATCCATAGGCATTCTGGTATGAAGAACAGTTCTAGCAGGAATGACATTCTTATATGCTTTCCAAATAAATATTTAAATACGGTGTGTGACTCTTAGTTTTCAAATACACTTCCGAAGTTTACTACAAAGGGGCAGGTCTAGACCCTCTTCATCCCAAGTaagaagatttagaagaaaatATAATGTTCTTTGAAAGCTCTCAAGCCCTCCAATATGAAGTGTACAACTCACTTAAGAGAATTGTGACAATCTTCATAACAGAAACGTTATCAAAGTGAATGTTTAGTTCACTAATATTCCAGGTTCTGGTATCATGATTAATGGAGTAAGATACTTCCACACTAGGGTCCTGAGGGACCAAAGGGTTGGGAGTATCAGACCCAAAATTTGGTATTCACTGATCATACCAAGGATCAATGAATTTACCATCTCCTACGATCTAAGAGATAAGGAGTTTGATAAGTTACTTTATAGTATGAAGACTTCTCCAAGTCCAAGAGCATCTACTAGGGAACTTAGCATTTAAAAGGTATGTCTTAAGAATATATTATGTAAGAGAAATACTTAATTATAGGCAGTTTGGGTTCTCAATGATCTTCCAAGAAATGTTCATATCCAACATATCCAGATTATTTAACTCAGCTTTCATAAAGCTTAAACTTCCCCCAGACTTAGGAGAAAAAAAGATATTCCATCCACGCATATTCTCATTCTTTGGGGTCCAAAGTTTCTCCCTACCAAAATTTACAAAGATGAGAATCCATCTTCCTATAAAGGAATTTAGGAATTAAGAAAGCTCTCATCTGGTATAAAGGAATATCTTGATCAATATGTTTAACCAAAGAAGTTCTAGGAGCCTGAGATTGAGGTCTGTGAAACCAAGTGAAAATTCTTGCGTCGACATACTGCAAAGCACCCATGTGAGTTTGAATTTTAGAGTCTTGAAAGGCAATGGGAGTTATaaggtatttttctccaaagtcACAAATATGGATGTTATGAATGCTATACATTTGGTTCAACACGTACTATGGGATCTTTTTACTAAATAAAATGCCAAACTTGTCAAAGTTAATTTCTTGTCCAAGTGTAAAACAATATTTTTGAACATAATTTTTTATGGTTTAGAAGTATTTGATAGTAGCTTTAGAAAATAGAAGGGAGTCATCAGCAAAAAGAAGGTGCATAATGTTGGGAGCATTCTTGCAAATCCTAATACCTTCAACAAGGCCTTTTCTGGTAAGGAGTCTATATAAGATGACAGAGCTTTAGGAAATATGATGTAGAGATAGGGGGATAGATGATCTCCTTGTCTCAAACCTCTTTTAGGACTGATTAAACAATTTGGAACCCCATTTAATATTAAGACAAAATACGACACGGTAGACAAATATTGGTTGATCAATTTTACCCAATGGTTTAACAAGCACATTTTTGTTATAAATTTTTCAAGAAAAGATCATTCCAATTTATCATAAGCTTTTGACATATAAATCTTAATGATTGTTATACTTTGTTTACTTTTATGATGGTTAATAGTGTAGATAACCTCATTAGCAAGAATGATATTATCAAAGATACTTCTTTTAGGAAAAAAGACACTCGAATTCAAAGAGATCAGATTGTTCATAAAATGTTTTAGTTTATTAACCAAAGTTCAGACAATTACATAGCCCTACGGGTCTATATTGAAAAACCAACTCATATAAAGGAATTTCTATTAGGAATCAGAGCAATATTAGTAtgattaaaaaaatttaacaatGTGCCTAGTCCGAAAGAAAGTATGTGTCATATCAATGACAACTTCTCCCACAATATCCCAGTTCTTTTGATAGAACAGACTAGTAAAGCCATCAGGGGCCTTTTTTCCCTCTCCTCTGGAAGACAACGTTTTTAATCTCCTCAACAATTGGCTGGGTGTTGAGATGTTGGTTATCTTCTTCAGAAAATTTCACAGGAAGTTCTTGAAGAATTTCATTCTCATGCTGCTGCTGGTGGGAAGAGTATAGGTTTTTAAAATAATCTATAGAGGAATTACTTATACTATCCATATCACTAAGTGTAATGCCAACAACATCTTTGATCCAGCTGATAGCATTTCTCTTTCTTCTAAATAGTGCAACTCTATGAAAATATGGAGTATTTTTTATCTTCTTCCAAAAGTTACACCTCTTTGGACTTATCCTTCCAACATAACTTTTCAAGGTTATACAAATATTCCAATATGGCTCCCAGTCTACCAATGGAAGCAGAGTCAGTTGGGTTTTGAAGTTTGAATTTCAACTAAATTATTTATGGTGGTAAACATATTAGTTTTTATATTACCAAAAGAGGATTTAGTCCAGTCTCTACGACTTTTCTAAGTACTCTTAAGTTTGGCTCTAAATTTATAGGCCGAAGAGCCCACAATACTAACAGACAAATAATTAGCTATGATATCTCTACAAGTAGGATTTCCAATTCACATGGACATAAAATAAAAAGGTTTAAGCATACAAATATCTTCAAAACTAAAACCAATATGCATAGGACAATGATCAAAAGAATCCCTAGGAAATTATCGACACATAGATTAGGGAATAAAAGTTCAGCAGATTGGTTAATAAggcattgttagagcatagatcggttgaacccaccaaacgtcggtatgtcaagtttagttgtcatattttagtgaatcaaaactcgttttaagagtcgcttgattatgtacagagtcaactttgtataggttagcttgaaagtattaggatatgagacattacaagtattgcaaagacttgaagaagtgaagaagtaagaaactacaacgacaacatcatccttccacttgaggttagtgatatttgacttgaactgtttcattccctatcatatctttcaagtcgtgcatattgaaaacgaaactgcgaagcatggacactctagatagacatagtattaaggaatacaatatgaagtttattgcttaaccattaaactttttagataagacatcgacataatcgtataaaAACTACCGTGATTAGGTATTACAATCTTGATAACCAAgtttgagttattatataaatCCTCTATAGGACCGATCTTACTTCTGTCCATGGTAAAatatgggtgaaaatactattgacattgaatctcaacttcgaaaacttgaGACCTTTCCAGTTGAGTTCAAATGCTACTTCTCAAATGaacataaaaagaatcatatttcttttgagCTTATGCTTATGTTAATGGGAGATTTTGAAGTCGCTCGTGATCTTTTGGAAACTGCAGTGGTGAATGAAAAAATGCTTGAGTCAATCCTATTGAAATCGATTGTggaattgaatcttctgaaatAAAGACTTAATCAtatgaaagagaaaagaagactcAAGAATAAAAACACCGAGGAATCATCGGTAAATAATggaagcaccactagagattaagttatttgatgTAACACTTAATCAAGGAAAgtaaacatcaatttttgatttctttcaatgattgtattaagtctattatgaataaaactatatgaataaaatgatttgatttataatttttcttgtgatggtttttgatttacatagcctgtgcttgaatgctttattattactATGgatatttatgggatgtttgatttcggttttattaccttgacattcgatctcataattttgtgaacccttatgttttgggtgactttttgatttagcaggattaagttctagctcatgttggtaggatttatcaaaggatcatgaggggttctggtagaaacaatatgtgaaaaagtcacaatatgttgaatcggttttggtttagcataaaagcatatgtattttgaaggttttcaacttttgcttgcaattgttaaaaccgattttcaacctttctctggtaaaggttggttgttgttattcttttgttttgcataaggatgacaacataatgatatttcgatatcaattctccttggacgaagatgcaaacatattggagaagtggatgcgaaatttgaggtaacaatgttgttagttaattttttcctgtttaagaaaagcttgatttttatttcatatatatttttctttttcttaacaaaatttcggtacaattgatgttttattccattatgtgtgtatgaatgtgtgtgtgattcaattggttacggttaagaaaaactattgttatcttgctttattgtgtggtatcaattgtttaggcttacaaaatttcggtgcaactgcggtgttttaatgcttatgttgattcaattgtttctggttgaggtgaataattttgcaagttcatttatttggtttgtatgaattatttatggcttaacgaaaaaaAAGGTTTATGAGATGGATTGTTtaatccaattcgattccggataagagaagctatgtttatcttagttaaacttatcaaagtggaggtttcggttattcaagtctaatggaatgccttaaaattgaaaggtctaagttatatggataattagaaccggatgagaaaaatagagttatctttattttagtcttatcgaatgaagcgattgtatttttacaatcggtttagcaaagggactaagttgcttagttgatttttggtttgctaaactaaattgagaAAATTACTTCGGGCagttatttccttgataacatatcaaaagaaattactttgtagtttcggttttgatattggttatcaaaaatggtgtgtggaaccctcgtgcttaactctataggtttgcaagtctattttgagatttgtaagattcttttcatgttgtcctttatttttttgtttctttgtcattttgtgacaaaagggggagaaatatatggagtaaacaagtgatactggtattgattttatatcgattggtatcactaaggaaaagaatatttgtgcttaaacgtttatctaacgaaagagtgaaagcatagactaagggggagtagcatatcatattaattggtataacaaagacttgcggattgatgaaatatacctatctcacctttagggggagtattaactctgttattataatgtcagcagcgacatttaaggattgaatgaatgcaagttattgtgttgttgacttcgggaatcaagcgtacgtgtaatgaattcttgtaatttttttatccatatgattgtaagaattttgtcactaaaatagacaaatggggagattgttagagcatagatcggttggacccaccaagcgttggtatgtcaagcttggttgtcatattttagtgaatcaaaactcattttaagagtcgcttgattatgtactagagtcaacttcgtataagttagattgaaagtattaggatatgagacattacaagtattgcgaagacttgaaaaattgaagaagtaagaaactataacgacaacatcatccttccacttgaggttagtgatatttgacttgaactgtttcattccctatcgtatctttcaagtcgtgcatattgaaaacgaaactgcgaagcatgaacactctagatagacatagcattaaggaatacaatatgaagtttattgcttaaccattaaactttgtagataagacatcgacataatcgtttaaatgctatcgtgattatgtatgggtatgaggtgaggatttcatcctaggaaacaatgttttacatatgttttaaggaagtaagttcataaacttgtttatgaatcgaaaaggaaatcgccaggcgttattgggattgttattcatttcatatcttgtgaacatccaatatgtgtgatttagtataaccgctcacgacttatttgtgttcttggtaaaactattcacaaaggcttgacttatgtattggtatgacatttattagtgaaaccgatcttaagcaaTCAccggagatggtatgatcgagtttgtgatttgttgaaccgaatctgggtaaaggggaaccgatcctatgaagaggtgcaacacatcacaaagggaatcaatccttgtatgaggtgcaacaagtttgtagaagaaaggggaaccgatcctatggacatgtgcaacacgtttttaggcaaaggggaaccgatcctatggacatgtgcaacacatataagttatataccgTATATATGTggtgaaccgatcctagtacctagtcaaccaaattttggaaagctagtgtgactatgcacaatactcacatggaggtagaaccgaaacttattttggtagaaccgttaaacccatgatttgtgagtgagtgtttcttaatcaatcacatagttcttgaaagtcagatgaaccaattataaacttgtttggatgtGTGGCAAATCggcttcaaggttgtaagtatgaaagaggacttacaaagtaaggatgtcgacatactttgaacacgtacaataatgtttatcttttattgttcaaagttattccttaatagctacaggaagaaaatccaagGATcggaatataaataagttaagaatcttttaattaaggttgttaattttattttaggaaaatgagaattagcaatgtgcatttactagttgagattttccaaagagattttcggtcattattttggacagagcatttccaggaattatggaaaccgaatttggaatatattgaatatctttgagaatattttcggttttggaaattctttggtgtccaaacttccttgtctataaatacttgaagtttgcatttctagaaaactaatccttcgtgacagcaaacttcctcggttgtgttgttactggtgaagccgcctattcggagaggagagtaacctaattaggagaaatctcttacggccactcagtttaaagtcttctttgggattgagaagctctacgagtaccgttggtgggaaactagataattgtggtatATCTCGtgttttcgatttatttgattgactaacggtggttgaactttgattgcacctagtttgtttatgcttgagaatcttctcttctgatataagattcactcaaactagatcgaagtttcgacatggatctttagactgttgttagtgctaaagacgatcctgtgataatccattgttaacagactccgttctgtgcgtgattgatcacaagagattcaagttgttgtgtgcaggtatttattgaagatctaataagatattgaagatttctgattttgggttcataatctttggtgtgcaaaatacttgtttcggtataagaggatccaactataatcggtttatccttgtggtagattggattgattagttgtatagatcggcatcaatacaattcttcggattaaaggtgttgttggcttaatcttaaacgattacctttgggtgattgaacataagatagatctaaggacctgatgaaggaatTTATGTTGacataaacggaagagcctttttccgactcatatcacttggttgaatagagttgataccaaacagatttgttgttcctttacagtttggaatatgaatcaaaagaattgttccaagtacgtgacttatttataagttggaggcgtgggaatacagaagtaactaggtgaactatagggttagttacttggtatcaactatacgaagttagtgtaattttgtgtagcggcttaatcctgagaatattcaactggactaggtcctggagtttttctgcatttgcggtttcctcgttaacaaaattttgttgtgttatttacttttacattctgcattataattgttttatactGACAAGTGAAAAGTACTATGGAAAATTCCTGTCCATTATGCACCCCCCTGTTGGAAAATGCCCAGACCATCACCAACCCATGGAGCTGCACAGGTTTCATGGGACTGCCGCATTGAACTCTTCAGTCAATTTGCAGCATAAATTTTAAGGGAGCGAGTGAGATATGTTATTTCAGATTCTACTATATGATTTAAAAGACATACGCGTAATAGCCAAACATCCGTTAAAACAGAATCGAAACTCGTTAGATGGTGTTAAATTGAAAGTTAATGAACTACGTTTCAACTCTTGATTGCAAACATGGATGTCACATTcccttattttatatatatagctAGTAAGAAGAAAACCTCTCAAATCCCTTCAGTAGCTCCTGTTTTCTGCGTTACCTCAACTTCACTTTCATGTCCTTCTTTAGTGCAATTTTCTAACTCCTCACAGTATTCTACTTGTTTCTCTAATtccctcttctcctcctcctcttcgACTACGTCCTCCGTCGACGAGCTCTTCTCTTCTTTCACGAATCCGACCGCCTCTCCTCCGCTTATCAACTTCTTCTTTTTATTGTGCTGTCTTTCCAAACTCTCCAACAACTCCTTCAAAGCTTTCTCTTTTTTACGCCTATTCTTTATCAAAATCTCACTGATATCAGCTGGAGTCATCTCTGCATCATCAATAACTTGCTCCATACCTTTCACAAACTCATTCTTCAACAAGTCTTTTTCATCCAATCCAACATAGTTTTTCAGCAAAACCTTCAAAGCTTCAAATGAACAAAAGCTCATGTGGATGTGCATATCCATCCTTCCGCTTCTTAGTAATGCTGGATCCAGTTTCTCAATGTGATTTGTAGTGAAGATAAATATTCTTTCACTCCCACAACAAGACCATAACCCATCAGTGAAATTTAACAAACCTGAAAGCGTCATGGAACTCCCACCATCAGGACCAGCACTAGAATTTGACCCGGCTACTTTTGTAATTTCTGTTTCCAGTGGAGTTTGGGATTTCCTTCCTGGTTTGCTCCTGTTGGTGAGATTGATGGAACAATCTATGTCTTCAATCACAATTATGGATTTCGATGTCGTCTTCATTAATAATGTGCGGAGATCCGAATTGGTATTAACTTCAGTTAATTCAAGATCATAGATATCA
Coding sequences within:
- the LOC113275545 gene encoding AAA-ATPase At4g25835-like, yielding MKEIWTTLASLMGVLAFCQSLLHSVFPPELRFAASKFFNKFFLWFSPYCYYDITEIDGVNTNELYNAVQLYLSTYASVTGNRLSLSKALNATSLTFGLSSSGSIIDNFNGITVWWEHIVTQRQSQSFSWRPLPEEKRGFTLKIKKKDKSLILDSYLDHILSKANEIRRKNQDRLLYTNSGGGSVDRGHPWESVAFKHPSTFETLAMDPVKKSEIMDDLLSFAEGESFYQQTGRAWKRGYLLYGPPGTGKSSMIAAMANFLGYDIYDLELTEVNTNSDLRTLLMKTTSKSIIVIEDIDCSINLTNRSKPGRKSQTPLETEITKVAGSNSSAGPDGGSSMTLSGLLNFTDGLWSCCGSERIFIFTTNHIEKLDPALLRSGRMDMHIHMSFCSFEALKVLLKNYVGLDEKDLLKNEFVKGMEQVIDDAEMTPADISEILIKNRRKKEKALKELLESLERQHNKKKKLISGGEAVGFVKEEKSSSTEDVVEEEEEKRELEKQVEYCEELENCTKEGHESEVEVTQKTGATEGI